The stretch of DNA TCGTCCCCAAAACAGCGCCAGGGAAAATCATGCAGGCAGATAAGACGCCGGGAGTCAAGGTTGGTACATGAGACTCTTGCTTTTATTCTATAAGAAAGATGTGGCATGCCATTTTTTAAAGACAGAAAAGAATATACTTTTGTGTAATTCTGGATGATAAAATCTGTATGATATGTTCTCTGATGCAAGGAATATTAACATTAAAGTCATGAATAAAAAAGACTGATATGATAAAGAAAAGGATGGGTGCAGTAGTAGATCTCTGGTTGGACATGAGAGAAAAACTGAAAAAGAAGATGGAGATGGAGAGAGTACATTTTTACTTTCGCACATGGAAACTATAGAAAAGAAAGATCAAAATGAAATAATGTTCAAAGGTCATTCTTCtcattttcggctataaaaatTTCTTCCCTTGAGAATTCTCTTCATTGTGTTACATGTTAATTTCTTTCATGTTCGACCTGAATGTCCTGTCAGGTATTTACTCATTAGTCAAGTAAACCAGATATAGATGAATGCTTTTTTCTTTTTAGCTTATCTGTAGCAGAGGATTCTAAATCAGAACCaaaagattaaaattgaaataatttcatAGTTAAGGATTATTCTTCTCATTCAATTGTAAAAATGATTGTACTTGAGATTTCTCTTCATCTTGATACAGTTTAACTTCTTGTGTGTTCAAGATGGATCTCACAGGTATTTCTGCTCGTTAGTCAAAGTAACAAAAATTATTTATGCTTGCTTTATTTTATCAGGTTAGTAGCAGAGGAACATAAGTCAGATGATGTCAAGGTTGATCCGCCTGTAAATGGACTTGTAAACTCTTTGGAAGTTAATACTAATCACTCCGAAAGTGAGTCTAATATCTTGCCAATGCATCTGAAATTCGTGAAAATAGAAGCTCTTTCGACACTCTACTTTCAGATGCcttaaaatatgaaagaaataTAACTACTTATGGTCTTGGTTTTCATGGGGATGCAGGTGAGAAAGACATGGAAAAGGCTCTAGAGCATCAAGCACAACTTATTGACCGTTATGAAGCAATGGAAAGGGCCCAAAGAGAATGGGAAGAGAAGTTCAGAGAAAATAATAGTAGTACACCGGTATGTTTAAGCAACACTTATTTGATACAGATAATTTATGTTCTTTTACCATCTTGGTTATGATATCATACTAAAACTTTATgtgtgtttttctttttgtttgaaaCAAGTAAATTCTATGATAGACAGTTTTAGATCAAGGTTACTGTGGTTGagcattttaaaatttctagtgcaaagaaattaaatttatacGAAACTATGGAAGTGCTCTGTGAAAAAACTtgctttaagaaaaaaaaagaactccTTTCCTACTAGTAGAATTTGCTTCCTTAGTTATGGATGCCTGTTATCTCTTACATACTTCCATATACATGTAATCAGTATTGTTAAGGAAGTGCAGTCATTCTGGTGCAGGATGTTAAGGGCTTCTACAGTACCTTTTAcgatcttttaatttttatttagtgCTAAATCAAATAAAATGTTAATGCCAGCTTGCCATCTGGACTGTACATGGTGCTGAAATGTAAAATAGTTGGTTTCTAATTTATCAAGAGCAGCTGAAGAAAATCGCATAATTGAATTGATGTGGTGATTAATTATGATATTTGAGGAACTTTAATTGAGGAATTGATAAAGGGAATCTGGTTTTCAATTGATGTAGGCTGGAATTTAGAAATTTAAAGATGAAACAAAGGTTAAGAGCTCAGCGAACTAATCTTATTCTCAAAGGATCTATTTCCCTAAAAATACATACAGATGAAAGAAGTTGGACCTTGCAAAAGCTGAAGGTTGCCACTTTGGCTACTCAAGTGGAAAGGGAGGGTCCAAAACCTTATCTCCTATCGAACTTGGGAAGATCTATAAGTGGATGTATTTTTTTTGCAGTGAAAAGTTGGgtgaattttattttgtttggcTATCCTCCAGTGAAGATTATTGGTCGCCAACTCTCTTTCAGACttaattatcttttattttcttgtgaGATGAGAAAACTCCCTATCCTGCACTCTCTCGTAGGCACGTGCATGGCTGCTGAAAGTGCTAGCTGACAAATCCTTCATACAAGTAACCTAACTTTTAAGATAGaatcaattattaaaaataattacatgtgcTGATTCTGTTAACTTTTTAATCTGATCTTTTGAAAGCTGAATTGAAAGAGCTTTGGTCTTTGGTTCTAAAGGTGGGATCCTTGTGTGCTGTCCTATGGACTAGTGTCACCTAGGAAGTCCCTCCGCTATCCATATCTATTTGAGGTGTGATGTCACTTACACCATTGAAACTAAGACATTTGCTCACCCTTTAGAGTGCTAGCATGACTCTTTATTTGATGCATTAACTTCCTGTAATGGCCTACATAGAGGGATTCATACCTCAATCTGAAGGGTGGGGGCTGCAGTGTAGTATCAATTTCCTTTTGTGGTTGCTATGTgcacttttttcttttaaatattttaccgATCTCTATTGATAATGTGGTTGTGTTTATCATATGCTATCTAGACAGTTTATCGAAAGTTTTGTTGCTTGTCTGATGTCTTGCTTCTCCATGCTCACATAATGgttttttggttaaaatttttttaggattCATGTGATCCTGGGAACAACTCAGATGTCACTGAGGAAAGAGGTAGCTCACAAGTCCAAGAGGCAGAGGGGGAACATATTTGCTTCTCCAAAGAATTACCCAAAACTCAATCCCATGATCCTGTCCCACCTTCACATGATGAGATGGATCAGTTACAGGAACGTAATTGTAGTAGCTCCTTTTCTCCTGCTTCTCTAGATCCTCCATCCTCAGGTCAGAAGTTCGTATCTCCCATGGCAAAAGTTTGTATTTGCTGCTCCAAAGAATTACCCAAAACTCAATCCCATGATCCTGTGCCACCTTCACATGTTGAGATGGATCAGTTACGGGATCGTAATTGTAGCAGCTCCCTTTCTCCTGCTTCTCTAGATCCTACATCCTCAGGTCAAAAGTTTGTATCTCCCATAGCAAAGGAAAATCATGACCAGGAGAGTCTGCAGAGCAACCATTCTCCGTTACCTAGCTCTCATCAATTCGCACATGCACATGATTCCCCTGGGAAGCAGGCAGTGCAGCACTATTCATCTGATATGAGCAGTAGTTCAATCATGGAGCCTTCAGGAAACAAAAATGAGCTTTATGCATTGGTGCCACATGAAGCACCTGGCAAGTTTACCAATGTTCTGGATGCTCTTAAACAAGCCAGGATGTCTTTACAACAGAAAATCCATACATTGCCACTAATAGAGGGTGCATCTGGAGGAAAAGCTATTGAACCTTCTGTTCATGGAAGACAAATTGGGGAGAGAGTAGAGATTCCTGTTGGATGCTCTGGACTCTTCAGGGTTCCTACCGACTTTTCAGCAGAGGCCTCTAAAGTGAACTTTCGGGGTTCAGGTTTGCAGTTAAGTTTGGCAAACTATTACCCCGAAGCAGTAGTTGTACCAACTTCTAGCAGCCATCTTCTTACCACTTCTTATATGAACACTCAGTCAAGTAGTTCTAGTAACTATAGTGATCGGTTTTACAGTAACCCTTACATGGATGTTAGATCAAGTTATTCTGCAGTCCCAACTGCATCTGGTTACATAAGTGATGATCAAAATTTCACAGGTCGATATGCAGAGACAGGGTCAAGATCCACTCAGAAACCACGTTTTGATCCTTACATGGAACCAGGCCTACCCTCATCTGGTCTGCAGAGTTATCCAACTTTCCCCACCTATCCTGACCTAGTGCCACAGATGCAAACTAAAGAAGCATTTCCAGTCTTCCGTGCACCCAGTTCAGGTCAGGTACGTCCTGATCAGTTTTCATTTTACGATAACCATTTTAGACCAGATACTCATAGATTCTAGCACAGCCATTAAGGTTCTTGTAACTTATTTACTTTGCATCTTAATCACATGAAGATGCTGGCCGTATCATATCTTTTGAAGGCCGTTTCAGTATCAgtatctctttctctttctcttctctttagtAGTCAAGGGAGATGGAGTTTACCAAGAGATGCAACTGTATTCATATATGTATTTTCGCATTAATACCGTTGTTGACATAAATACTTTTGTATCAATAAACAAACTTATAATATTGCTGTAGTATTGTAGTCTTGGTGTTGAGCACCTTTAGTGAAGTCAACTGTTCTTGCTAAAAGTTACCAATGAATTCACCAAGTAAAAGGATTAAACGAGTGCACTAATAGAATGTTCCTCTAAgaatttttcttttccaagatgaACACAGTTCATTTGGGTTAAAGTACCACAAAACCTCGTGTACTACATCTTAGATTGTATTTTAGTCTCTCTACTGAAAATATGGATAAATTATTTCTTATATGTTCGGTTAAAATTTGGTGTTTATATATGAGGTatgataacaaatttaaccttccaatttttatacatttattcaatttgacctttacttttattgaaagtaaattagaaaattttgaaattaataaggcTAAAGGATCAAAAAGGCTTCagtaataaagtaaaaaaaaaattaattcaactcttttaaaatttaaaaatcataaaaaaaatatttataacagaaagttataaaaaatttaaaattaaaatttttttattaaaaataattaccgatctattaaaatttaatggttataagatttaaaaaaaaatttaatctctaattttttattgggtcagtatttttatttttattataaaaaattaattatatttttttatatatttttttataatttttatgctttttaaaatcgcttttaaattttaaaagagcttaattgagttttttaaaattttctactaAGGCCTAATTTATTTCCAATTAGAGAGTGagggtcaaattgaataaatgtgtaaaggtTGTGGGTTAAATTCGTTAATATTTCTTACATATAACACCAAAATTCAACGGAGGTGTTGTTTTGCTCGTTCATCTAACAGATAGGggtcaatttgctcattttttagtaGAAGGGTTAAAATGTAATCCAACATATAGTATAGGGGGCTTTGTGGTTCTTTTTTCGTCAgctttaagcaaaaaaaaaaaaaagactaaactgAAAATCGACCTAAACCAAGGTATTTGAACGATTTATGGAATGCAAGTTCAAAAACCGTGGTTACCCGAAGCCAAaccaaattcttttatttatttagtatataattaattttgattttttatgatataaaaataaatattttatattaaaaataatgaaaataatttaaatatttttgaaaaattattattttttagaaatatttatgaaaaatactttgaaattttatcaaatGATATTTAAAAGGCATAAAACAAAgcttattttatcaaaataaatttttaaaaaactaaatataaaaaaattgaaaatcaaacCAAAACCGAATCATAATGAacgattcaaaaaaatttaaaaattcaattgaaCCAAACCGATACCATCCTTACTTACGACCACTCATAGCCCACTCAAATTGCTACGATGATCAAACACTAGGGATCAAACAAAGTATTCCAAGAAAGAACTTTGAATCGAAGCAATATAAAACCTCTTTACAAgtagaaaaaagaagaagcagaGATCTATGCTTAAAGTTATGGCAATCATAGACTCCGTCATCCTCTCCAGCAGATGTGTTGACAGTCAACGATACGATGGAACtttaaatataaccatttgaTTGAAAGCACTAAAACAAACAATAAAGGAGCTGCTGAAAACACATTGTAAAAATAGGATGTCAGTAAtaacaatatatcgcaaagaaaagagaaataaaaataaagaacacacagatttttacgtggaaaccctttcgggaaaaaaacgggcagaggagaagaaaattcactatgtcgaattcgaataattataaGATGAGttaactatgtctatttataggcttgtaaaaccatattctaataggagtgtagtaagattgaaaaaccttattctaatcactatcaaatagatagagtttaataaggtttaaaaaatattattctaaaataaaagaaacgaAGTGTAATTTTATagagattttacttttattttattttaccattgtattttatttaaataaggattcaagtcacttaattctaacaatctccaccttgacacaaattctcaataaacaagttcttcatcgcgaactctcaacgaacaagttttaCACGtattccataaaaccccttaagggtttaacttcaacaataagCACCAATAAAGTCTAAGTAacgctcaaacttggttataggaagtgacttagtcattatatttgtaggattttcatgagtactaattttgctcacaataatatcaccacgagcaataatatcacgaacaaaatgatactgaacatcaatgtgttttgttctctcatgaaatatttgatcttttgtaaggaagatgacattctgactgtcacaaaatactgtattgatttgaaggtcttcattgagttcactaaagagtccattcaaccaaatagcttatttacaagcctcagtaatcgccatgtacttagcttcagtggtagacaaagtgactgtagtttgcaaagtggctttccaactgattgcacaacctctgattgtaaagacataacctgtaagagatcttcttctatcaaggtcttcagcaaaatcaacatcaacatacccaatgactccatctctagttcttccaaactgtaaggaaacatcagtagtacctcataagtatcttaaaatccactgaactgctttccaatgttctttaccgggattcgccatgtatctgctaactgcactgactgcatatgataaatctggacgtgaacaaaccatagcatacatgagagatcccactacactagagtatgaaacatgtgacatgtactcaatctcatcatctgattatggagacaaagctgatgaaagtttgaaatgggttgctaaaggagtactaacaggcttaacactctgcatattgaacttgcaaagaactttctcaatgtaccccttttgacttaggtacaatttacttgcttttctatctatgagaatctccataccaagtatcttcattgttggtcccaaatcttttgtaatatcccgaaaattactatagtaagaaagtaagtatccttgatagtaaaataaggaaataaagtgacaaaaaggaaaattttgagttatggcaacattgggaattatattataacatattaattcaagaaaagattaaatcacaaaagtgttacccaagagtaaatactcaaaatttgaggggttaaattgtaaatacaaaaaagttaaaggaccaatagtgtaaatattttaagggtgaaataatatagaaactaaggaaaatggatgaattaggaccaaattgaaaatgtgaaaaattttgagggactaaattacaattttaccaaattaagtgatgactcaatgatggaattttaaaagattataaagggcaaaatggtcaattagagagagagaattctagaaggtaatgatgatgttggtgatatttttaattaattaattagataaatgttatttagttaatattttattaagatttttagtattattttattattaaatgattaatataaaagggaggaaagatgaagagaaatcatcatctttcccatgcatTTCACgctagaagagaagagaagaaagaaagttttgcttcctttataatttggtccttccacaaaaaatttaccatttttacctagaaatcaaaagaatttccatagccatcaagagagaaagataacaagaagactatggggagctagaatatcaagttagattcaagtaATAGAAgctggagaagagagaaaatcaagttaaaggttgaaaccaataggacaaggtaagaacatcaagatttcaacatatttttaagtgtgatattattgaaaaagtatggaaatgatgttatagtagagttttattatacaaggtcttatgtttttgatatattagtgaaggaaaataagagaaagtgatggaaaatattataaagaaagggaataagggtgttataaatttagtaatcaacattttgcactaaaatagttttggacagcagcagttggctaactttgaaaaatcaccataaattatggaaatcgaattagaggatgaaaaaaatatgaaattaaatcttattaagtctagtttctcatagaagaaacggtgtaagtaatggaattgtaaatcatgatatataataaattatgtgagacaaggtcagaatgaattcgggttcccctgttctgaatttggaaaattatcaaaaattggagaaaaataattatgggattaaatttatatttttaaaatcataaatgagtatattttcaagagaaacaaataggaaaatcatctgaatcctgtacaaggatataattaatttttagttaagaagggtcggaactatcagacaacagaacaaagatgaatttaaagaataaactgtacttatttgctaaaccaaaaattctgaagattttatattaagaatatatgtgagtctagttttatagaaaattaacggatctcaatttggagttacatagctcaagatataaataattttgtgacaatgactcaagtggacagctttgaatgaacaaataaataaatagtgaaattataggtaatgttacatataagcatgttgtatacattaaggatgtggaatggagaggaggaggaggatgaggatgaggaaaatatatgattatccAACTAGcgtgagttttcattaaaaatggctaatttgcatgttttaggttcagggactaaattgaataaaagtaatattttaagggtaaatttgtaaaaatgtcaaaatgtgaccaaattgcatgaaatgaattgtttattatttaaattaataaattgtatgaaatattaatttatattaagattgggtgaaaattcgaggaaaatagaaaattaccaaaatgtccctgaattttggtatttctgcaatttttcctggtaagttcgtgtaacttgaattatattcttagatgattgaaatatgtatattggattgagaaattgatttgaaaacatgagaaattgtgaattgaatgaaatggaaatgaagctttgaattacatgagtaaatatcgggtctcgtaagccttatttgttgtaaatataatatttcgaggatttgttgtaaaaaatcataaaagcatgttaataatttaaaatttttaattcggatgaaattttgtaactcggtttaatacgtatgcaaatgtatgttttctagtaatgcctcgtaccctattccggcgttgaatacgggtaaggggtgttacaatgtgacatcgctagattcggtcataatgtttagaccgggtttggggtgttgcatctttcatctcaaattcttcacttagttgggctttgacctttcttatctctcatttatctttcgctgctatcaacatgtcatcaacataaatgagtagatacacaaaaaaaaccatcactgtttttcttaaattaaacATAACTGTtaaagctacttcttttaaaatcttgAGAATtcataaaggaatcaaatctcttgtaccactgtcatggtgactgtttcaaaccataaagggactttttcagcaagcaaacatagtcctttttttctgagactgtaaaaccctatggttgttgcatgtaaatatcctcaagttctccatgcaaaaaataagtttttacatctaactgctcaagctccaaatcatgcatggccacaataccaagcaaagctcgaatcgaactatgcttcacaactggggagaacacatttgtgaagtccactattggaatttgactgtaatcctttgcaacaagccttgctttatatatgggtttttcaactcctagagtcccctctttctttttaaacactcatttaAAACGAACAACCCTTTTACCTTTatgaagtttcacaagatcccatgttttgtttttgtggagtgattccatctcctcttgtatagcaaacatccacttttatgagtcttcacaactaaccgccttagaataattagatggctcttggtttgcatctatatcttcaaccacatttaaagcataagcaactagatcagcctcgacatacttctttggaggtttaatttctcttctagttttgtttttggcgatagagtattgtggtgaagaagcaactctattctaaatttttgtactggcttgaagagtcaactctgttgtagattctggattaatctgatgttccacttgcttttgattttctttattggaagagcctttaagagataagttaggtagcatagcagtttcatcaaaaacaacatctctgctaatcacaacttttctattttcaggacaccataacttatatccTTTtgcaccagctttataaccaagaaaaacacatttaagggatctcggttccaattttccattatcaacatcagcatacgtaggacacccaaagatctttaaattagaatagtcaacaggattaccagaccatacctcttgtggagtttttttctcaatggcaacgaatAGAGATCGattgataaaaaaacatgcagtaagggctgcttcggcccaaaatgactttggtaagttggcatttgataacatacatcgaactttctctatgatcgttctgttcattcgttctgcaacaccgttttgctgtggagtatgtcgaattgtcaagtgtctcacgatcccttctgacttgtaCAGTTTACTAAACTCATCAGAATAAAACTCTAAGttattgtctgtgcggaggtactttatttgttttcccatctgtttttcaatcatagttttccaagacttaaatacaGAAAACACATCACTCttttgcttcaggaagaacgccaaaacttttctggaaaaatcatcagtAAAAGTTAGCATGTAATTAGCTTCACCTCTTGAAGgtactctggatggcccccacagaccagaatgaatatactctaacgttcctttcatgttatggattcctctggtgaatcgaactctcttttgcttcccaaaaacgcagTGCTCACAAAACTTCATTTTGCAAATTATTTGCCTATCAAGAAGTCCTATTTTGCTCAAttttgccatgccattctcactcatataccctaggcacatatgccaaagtttagtaatatcatcatctgacaaggaaaaggaagcgacagctgcatcaccagtaacagtagaaccctatagaatatataacttggcaatctttctctacGCTTTTATCACAACTAGGGAATTAttcaaaatcttcaaaaccccactttcagctgtgtatttgtacccttttgaatcaatagtactcaacaaaattaaatttctcttcaattttggaacatatcgtacgtcactaagtgttctgacaactccatcaaacatcttaactttaattgttccaacacttgcgattttacatgaagcattatttcccatcaaaacaacatctTCAGACAttgtttcataagttgtaaactaattccgattgggactcatgtggaaggtacaACCCTAATCAAGGATCTACTcttcgctcactttagaattgttgacagaagtgactagaagttcaccatcgctgtagcctcccttttgatcttattttgtagcttatagcactcagatttaatatgCCTTCTCTTCTTGctgaagttacaagttttacctttgtttgaagactttgatctacccttagatttaccgtgaGGATTCCGTTCtagtgtccttccacgatcatcatcagcattctgatcttgtctctcATGAACAATGACTCTCTTCTTGAGAGTcaattttaaccacaagatgcttcatcttatcatacaaggtcaaagaatcataaacctcatcaaccgCGAGAGACTtgtggctatataaaatcgtgtctctaaagattgaataagacgggggcaacaaaaaaagtagaatcaaccctagatcttccttgtCATGCTAAACCTCCAtgacctccaagtttgagagaatttctttaaacactgttaagtgttcgtgcacagacgcaccttcctccaaacgatgagcataaagacgctgcttcatatgcagcttgctggttagagtttttgacatacatatttgttctagcctcttccataatccaatagcagtcttctccttcatcacatcctgtaaaatttcgttagacaaatgcagatgtaaccgTGTTAACACATTTCGATCCTTGTGCTTCTTCTCTTCCTTcgtcaatgtcgaaggcatcttatctacccctagcaggatttcctctaagtccatctgtgtAAGAACTGCCTGCATCTTTTTTTGCCACAACGCGAATCTGGTGTTGCAATCTAACAACAGAATGACacacttcaaagacgccattaccgtgattaaGATGAACAATCCGGAATCTTGGATAccaatttgttaaaaatagaatgtcggtaatgataatatatcacaaagaaaagagaaataaaaataaagaacacacagatttttacgtggaaaccctttcgggaaaaaaccacgggtagaggagaagaaaattcaccaTGTCAAATTTGAATAATTACAAGATGAGtaaactatgtctatttataggcttgtaaaaccatattctaataggagtgtagtaagattgaaacaccttattc from Gossypium hirsutum isolate 1008001.06 chromosome D04, Gossypium_hirsutum_v2.1, whole genome shotgun sequence encodes:
- the LOC107927588 gene encoding uncharacterized protein isoform X1; protein product: MQNSDQEKQDQRITCNMEDSHMTIEFLRARLLSERSVSKSARQRADELARRVAELEEHLRIVSVQRRRAEKATADVLAILENNGVSDVSEELDSSSDQDTPFESNMDNVSTKEEESSVSSKARRKESEELSGSDDFSSVSGRSLSWKGRKGASHSPEKYKDSLARRRNSFTSMAFSSPKQRQGKSCRQIRRRESRLVAEEHKSDDVKVDPPVNGLVNSLEVNTNHSESEKDMEKALEHQAQLIDRYEAMERAQREWEEKFRENNSSTPDSCDPGNNSDVTEERGSSQVQEAEGEHICFSKELPKTQSHDPVPPSHDEMDQLQERNCSSSFSPASLDPPSSGQKFVSPMAKVCICCSKELPKTQSHDPVPPSHVEMDQLRDRNCSSSLSPASLDPTSSGQKFVSPIAKENHDQESLQSNHSPLPSSHQFAHAHDSPGKQAVQHYSSDMSSSSIMEPSGNKNELYALVPHEAPGKFTNVLDALKQARMSLQQKIHTLPLIEGASGGKAIEPSVHGRQIGERVEIPVGCSGLFRVPTDFSAEASKVNFRGSGLQLSLANYYPEAVVVPTSSSHLLTTSYMNTQSSSSSNYSDRFYSNPYMDVRSSYSAVPTASGYISDDQNFTGRYAETGSRSTQKPRFDPYMEPGLPSSGLQSYPTFPTYPDLVPQMQTKEAFPVFRAPSSGQVRPDQFSFYDNHFRPDTHRF
- the LOC107927588 gene encoding uncharacterized protein isoform X2, with the protein product MGRFPFPDFFVRITCNMEDSHMTIEFLRARLLSERSVSKSARQRADELARRVAELEEHLRIVSVQRRRAEKATADVLAILENNGVSDVSEELDSSSDQDTPFESNMDNVSTKEEESSVSSKARRKESEELSGSDDFSSVSGRSLSWKGRKGASHSPEKYKDSLARRRNSFTSMAFSSPKQRQGKSCRQIRRRESRLVAEEHKSDDVKVDPPVNGLVNSLEVNTNHSESEKDMEKALEHQAQLIDRYEAMERAQREWEEKFRENNSSTPDSCDPGNNSDVTEERGSSQVQEAEGEHICFSKELPKTQSHDPVPPSHDEMDQLQERNCSSSFSPASLDPPSSGQKFVSPMAKVCICCSKELPKTQSHDPVPPSHVEMDQLRDRNCSSSLSPASLDPTSSGQKFVSPIAKENHDQESLQSNHSPLPSSHQFAHAHDSPGKQAVQHYSSDMSSSSIMEPSGNKNELYALVPHEAPGKFTNVLDALKQARMSLQQKIHTLPLIEGASGGKAIEPSVHGRQIGERVEIPVGCSGLFRVPTDFSAEASKVNFRGSGLQLSLANYYPEAVVVPTSSSHLLTTSYMNTQSSSSSNYSDRFYSNPYMDVRSSYSAVPTASGYISDDQNFTGRYAETGSRSTQKPRFDPYMEPGLPSSGLQSYPTFPTYPDLVPQMQTKEAFPVFRAPSSGQVRPDQFSFYDNHFRPDTHRF